GTCCCTGGCGCATGAGGAGATCTTTCAGACAGGCGCGATCGCTCCGCCCCAGGCAAACTTGCTGGTATTCACCTGGGCGAAGTCGGAGGTTTTCACCTAGCAAAATATCGTTTAAAAGCTGCTCATGAATCCGCTCATCGTTGATGATGACGCCATTAAAGTCAAACAAAACCGCTTTCAAAGTCATAATTAGCGTCGATTACTTCCCCGCACGTCAACCGTTTCCATTATCTCTTAAACGTCTAGATGCGTAGTAATCCAAACGTTACGACTAAAACCGATCTCGAAAACACCAGGCAGCCCGCGAATCGACAAAAAAGAGGCGAGCGGTTAACTCACCTCCTTACAAAATCATCGGCTAAAGCCTTATCGGATATATTCCTTCAGAACGCTGTTGCGGTTGGGATGGCGCAGCTTACGCAGAGCCTTTGCCTCAATTTGACGAATCCGCTCACGGGTAACATTGAAGATTTGCCCAATTTCTTCAAGGGTCTTCATGCGCCCGTCATCTAAGCCATAGCGTAGACGCAGAACATCCCGTTCACGGGGGCTGAGCGTTCCAAGAACCCCTTCCAAATCTTCACGCAGGAGATTCTTAGAGACCTGATCCTCTGGCGTTTCGCCATCAGACTCAATAAAGTCACCAAGGCGCGAATCCTCTTCCTTCCCGATGGGAGTCTCCAGCGAGATGGGAAGCTGAGCCGATTTAGCAATAAACCGTAGTTTCTCGATGGTCATCTCCATCCGAGTGGCAATTTCTTCCTCAGTAGGCTTACGCCCCATTTCCTGGGAAAGAAGCTTCGTGGTTTTCTTAATCCGCGAAATAGTTTCGTACAGGTGAACCGGAAGGCGGATCGTCCGTGACTGATCAGCGATCGCCCGTGTAATCGCCTGACGAATCCACCACGTTGCGTAGGTTGAGAACTTATATCCTTTCTCGTGGTCGAATTTCTCAGCGGCACGGATTAGACCAAGGCTACCTTCCTGGATTAAATCCTGGAACGACAGACCACGGTTCATGTACTTCTTCGCAATGGAAACCACCAGACGTAGGTTTGACTGAACCATCTTGTCCTTCGCGCGACGCCCAATATGGAGCCGACGACGGAATGGAAACAGTTCCATGCCAACAGCCTCAGCCCACTCGGCATCCGTTGGCTCCCGATCCAGCTTTTCAACAAGCTGCTCGTGAACCTGCTCCAGCTCCAGCAAATCCGCAATTTTCCGTGCTAGCTCAATTTCTTCATCGGCTCTCAGCAACCGAATCCGCCCAATTTCTTGCAGGTATAGGCGAATTGAGTCCTCAGTGTAGTGCTTCTTTTTCGTTTGAGCACGGCGACGGGTTGCTTTTCCCTTAGTCGCAGAGCCATCACCGTCTTCGTCTGCCTCTGCCTGCATATCGAAGAGATCGTCTTGCTCCTCATCAACGTCCTCGCCTTCAATGGTGTCTACACCATCAACATCCCCTAGAAGTGCTACGCCCATATCAGATTGCTCTATGGTTCCGAGTGCGTTGTTAGCTTGGGTCATGCCGCGCTCCTCATGCTCCTTTGAATCAAAGTTAAAAAGAAATATTGGACAGTCGTTTAGTCATTTCGACAACTACAATCGCGCTAGCCTGAACAGACATTTAGAGCGTCACCCCTGACCGAGTTTACGAAACATGGGTGAAACGCTGAACTGCCTTCGGGCATCGACCCAATAAACGTTATGGCCGTGCTGGCGCTATTGGACATCACCGATACCTGATGTTCACTACTTGACTCTGTTATAACCCGCTATCCGGGAATTCATCCTTTTTAGCACAGTCATAGGACATCAAATAACGGAAAATGCTTGGGAAATAAATAATTTACTGGTACTGATGTGGGCTAACTGCATTTGGGCAGACTGTCCACTCTGCTTTGAAGTGTTGCCCTACTCTAAAGTAGCAAAAGTTTATCCATCGGCAAGGATTAATCCAAAGATATATGTCTATCAATAATTAAAACTACATAGCAAACAGTTGATACAGCCTCTCCATTTTAGATGCATCCGTCACCTACCGAATCACTCTCGGTGATTAAACATACAGTAGCTACTGAGGGTTTACAGAGTGAATCTCAGGGTTGAAAATGGCGGGAATCTGAGCTTAGCGCATACATCCTAGGGTTGCGATCCAGGGGTAGGCCATGGGGAATATCCCATCCAAAGGGTAGTCAAAGGAATAGGTATTAACTATGAATACCTGATTTGGATTAAAAAAAATTAATCGGTTCTATTTTTAGAGAATTCAACACAAATTATTCTGAATCTACTGCTTTGGACAAAGTTTGCGAAACGTTCAGAATATTTTGAATATGCTGGAATAAAAATAGACTAAGCCTCTACGTAAGAGTGGGAGAAATATAGCGCTAGCCATATCGGTTAGGACATTTTGGTGGGGAGGCTTCGCCTCCC
This Synechococcales cyanobacterium T60_A2020_003 DNA region includes the following protein-coding sequences:
- the rpoD gene encoding RNA polymerase sigma factor RpoD — its product is MTQANNALGTIEQSDMGVALLGDVDGVDTIEGEDVDEEQDDLFDMQAEADEDGDGSATKGKATRRRAQTKKKHYTEDSIRLYLQEIGRIRLLRADEEIELARKIADLLELEQVHEQLVEKLDREPTDAEWAEAVGMELFPFRRRLHIGRRAKDKMVQSNLRLVVSIAKKYMNRGLSFQDLIQEGSLGLIRAAEKFDHEKGYKFSTYATWWIRQAITRAIADQSRTIRLPVHLYETISRIKKTTKLLSQEMGRKPTEEEIATRMEMTIEKLRFIAKSAQLPISLETPIGKEEDSRLGDFIESDGETPEDQVSKNLLREDLEGVLGTLSPRERDVLRLRYGLDDGRMKTLEEIGQIFNVTRERIRQIEAKALRKLRHPNRNSVLKEYIR